In Rhodanobacter denitrificans, a single window of DNA contains:
- a CDS encoding sugar porter family MFS transporter, producing the protein MSTMDMTGDGLGQRATARVVLISAAAALGGFLFGFDTAVINGAVDAVRGGFALDAAQIGFAVSCALLGSALGAWYAGMLANRFGRVRTMQVAAVLLVASALGSGLVTAVWDLILWRLVGGIGVGVASVIAPTYIAEVSPAHIRGRLGSMQQLAIVLGIFAALLSDAWLAGVAGGAAQPLWFGLAAWRWMFLVATLPALVYGTLVLGVPESPRHLVAKGRLDEARVVLRKVLNMHSETALDNKLRDIEDSLRSEHRPRLRDLCGKTAGLLPVVWIGILLSVFQQFVGINVIFYYSSTLWHSVGFSEADSFTITVVTSIVNVLVTLVAIALVDKIGRKPLLVVGSAGMAITLGLMAWCFSQATGSGATLSLPGATGMVALVAANAYVVFFGVSWGPVVWVLLGEMFPNRIRATALAVAAAAQWLANFAITSTFPALAELGLSFAYGLYAGFALLSLLFVLAGVRETKGIELEDMRA; encoded by the coding sequence ATGAGCACGATGGACATGACGGGCGACGGGCTGGGCCAGCGAGCCACCGCGCGGGTGGTGCTGATCTCGGCGGCGGCGGCGCTGGGCGGATTCCTGTTCGGTTTCGATACGGCGGTGATCAACGGCGCGGTCGACGCGGTCCGCGGCGGCTTCGCGCTGGACGCGGCGCAGATCGGCTTCGCGGTGTCCTGCGCGCTGCTCGGCTCGGCGCTGGGCGCCTGGTACGCCGGCATGCTGGCGAACCGCTTCGGCCGCGTGCGCACGATGCAGGTGGCCGCGGTGCTGCTGGTCGCCAGTGCGCTGGGTTCGGGGCTGGTGACCGCGGTGTGGGACCTGATCCTGTGGCGGCTGGTCGGCGGCATCGGCGTGGGCGTGGCCTCGGTGATCGCGCCCACCTACATTGCCGAAGTCTCGCCCGCGCACATTCGCGGCCGGCTCGGCTCGATGCAGCAACTGGCGATCGTGCTGGGCATCTTCGCCGCGCTGCTCAGCGATGCGTGGCTGGCCGGCGTGGCCGGCGGCGCGGCGCAGCCGTTGTGGTTCGGGCTGGCGGCGTGGCGCTGGATGTTCCTGGTGGCGACGCTGCCGGCGCTGGTCTACGGCACCCTGGTGCTGGGCGTGCCGGAGTCGCCGCGGCACCTGGTCGCCAAGGGCCGCCTCGACGAGGCCCGCGTGGTGCTGCGCAAGGTGTTGAACATGCACAGCGAGACAGCGCTGGACAACAAGCTGCGCGACATCGAGGACAGCCTGCGCTCGGAACACCGGCCGCGCCTGCGCGACCTGTGCGGCAAGACCGCCGGGCTGCTGCCGGTGGTGTGGATCGGCATCCTGCTGTCGGTGTTCCAGCAGTTCGTGGGCATCAACGTGATCTTCTACTACTCGTCCACGCTGTGGCATTCGGTGGGTTTCAGCGAGGCCGACTCGTTCACCATCACCGTGGTCACCTCGATCGTCAACGTGCTGGTGACCCTGGTGGCGATCGCGCTGGTCGACAAGATCGGGCGCAAGCCGCTGCTGGTGGTCGGCTCGGCCGGCATGGCGATCACCCTGGGGCTGATGGCGTGGTGCTTCTCGCAGGCTACCGGCAGCGGCGCCACGCTGAGCCTGCCCGGCGCCACCGGCATGGTGGCGCTGGTCGCGGCGAACGCCTACGTGGTGTTCTTCGGGGTGAGCTGGGGCCCGGTGGTATGGGTGCTGCTGGGCGAGATGTTTCCGAACCGGATCCGCGCCACCGCATTGGCGGTGGCCGCGGCCGCGCAGTGGCTGGCGAACTTCGCGATCACCAGCACGTTCCCCGCGCTGGCCGAGCTGGGCCTCAGCTTCGCCTACGGCCTGTACGCCGGCTTCGCGCTGCTGTCGCTGCTGTTCGTGCTGGCCGGCGTGCGCGAGACCAAGGGCATCGAGCTGGAGGACATGCGCGCATGA
- a CDS encoding DUF47 domain-containing protein, producing the protein MFSLQTIFGKGDKFYGLLEQSAATVSESAKALHELLTQPDRGPVMAAFTATRAREKTLAAQISEELVNTFVTALDREDIEALNSALYKIPKTIEKFAERYEIVADRLAGVDFTQRTLVLQRSSEVVVEMIGELRRGLRIDPVKKLQDRLQALESEGDRMLLAPYRTLYVEGGDVMRAMLAKDLFELIEKAIDKCRDVGNIVYSIVLKNS; encoded by the coding sequence ATGTTTTCATTGCAGACGATTTTCGGCAAAGGCGACAAGTTCTATGGCCTGCTCGAACAGAGCGCCGCCACCGTCAGCGAAAGCGCCAAGGCCCTGCACGAACTGCTGACCCAGCCCGACCGCGGCCCCGTGATGGCGGCCTTCACCGCCACCCGCGCGCGCGAGAAGACGCTGGCCGCGCAGATCAGCGAGGAGCTGGTGAACACCTTCGTCACCGCGCTGGACCGCGAGGACATCGAGGCGCTGAATTCGGCGCTGTACAAGATTCCCAAGACCATCGAGAAGTTCGCCGAGCGCTACGAGATCGTGGCCGACCGCCTGGCCGGAGTGGATTTCACCCAGCGCACGCTGGTGCTGCAGCGTTCCAGCGAGGTGGTGGTCGAGATGATCGGCGAGCTGCGCCGCGGCCTGCGCATCGACCCGGTGAAGAAGCTGCAAGACCGCCTGCAGGCACTGGAATCGGAAGGCGACCGCATGCTGTTGGCGCCGTACCGCACGCTGTACGTCGAGGGCGGCGACGTGATGCGGGCAATGCTGGCCAAGGACCTGTTCGAGCTGATCGAGAAGGCCATCGACAAGTGCCGCGACGTCGGCAACATCGTCTATTCGATCGTGCTGAAGAACTCCTGA
- a CDS encoding inorganic phosphate transporter, translating into MSIVIAVVVIALVFTYINGFHDTANSIATVVATKVLTPGQAVLMAAGTNLVGAFLGTAVAATIASGLINAGVVEMSSQLLICALLGAIVWNLITWWLGLPSSSSHALVGSLVGAALAASDNNFASVIWVEGSWLKGHGVIPKVVIPMVLSPLAGFIISFILMGSLYALLAWFANRHGWSRRFGRTPFVNFFFGKAQIVSASAMGVAHGMNDAQKSMGIIALALAGATTAHQFDHLPAWLGFLRIDGNPAGGFEIPVWVKVVSALTMAAGTAGGGWRIIKTLGHKMVKLHPINGFAAETSSAAVILAASAFGIPVSTTHNVSASIMGVGAAKRFNSIRWSVVERMVWAWILTLPVTALLAYGLVLVFRLVA; encoded by the coding sequence ATGAGCATCGTCATCGCGGTAGTGGTGATCGCGCTGGTCTTCACCTACATCAACGGTTTCCACGACACCGCCAATTCGATCGCCACGGTGGTGGCGACCAAGGTGCTCACCCCGGGCCAGGCGGTGCTGATGGCGGCGGGCACCAACCTGGTCGGCGCGTTCCTGGGCACCGCGGTGGCGGCCACGATCGCCTCCGGGCTGATCAACGCCGGGGTGGTCGAGATGAGCTCGCAGCTGCTGATCTGCGCGCTGCTGGGGGCGATCGTGTGGAACCTGATCACCTGGTGGCTGGGCCTGCCGTCCAGTTCCAGCCACGCACTGGTCGGTTCGCTGGTGGGCGCGGCGCTGGCCGCCTCGGACAACAACTTCGCCTCGGTGATCTGGGTGGAGGGCAGCTGGCTGAAAGGCCACGGCGTGATCCCGAAAGTGGTCATCCCGATGGTGCTGTCGCCGCTGGCCGGCTTCATCATCAGTTTCATCCTGATGGGCTCGCTGTATGCACTGCTGGCCTGGTTCGCGAACCGGCATGGCTGGTCGCGCCGGTTCGGGCGCACCCCGTTCGTCAATTTCTTCTTCGGCAAGGCGCAGATCGTCTCGGCCAGCGCGATGGGCGTGGCGCACGGCATGAACGACGCGCAAAAGAGCATGGGCATCATCGCGCTGGCGCTGGCCGGCGCCACCACCGCGCACCAGTTCGATCACCTGCCGGCGTGGCTGGGTTTCCTGCGCATCGATGGCAACCCGGCCGGTGGCTTCGAGATCCCGGTATGGGTGAAGGTGGTTTCTGCGCTGACCATGGCCGCCGGCACCGCCGGCGGCGGCTGGCGCATCATCAAGACGCTCGGCCACAAGATGGTCAAGCTGCACCCGATCAACGGCTTCGCCGCCGAGACCAGCTCGGCGGCGGTCATCCTCGCCGCCTCGGCGTTCGGCATCCCGGTGTCGACCACCCACAACGTGTCCGCCTCGATCATGGGCGTGGGCGCGGCCAAACGCTTCAACTCGATCCGCTGGTCGGTGGTCGAGCGCATGGTGTGGGCGTGGATCCTGACCCTGCCGGTCACCGCGCTGCTGGCCTATGGGCTGGTGCTGGTGTTCCGCCTGGTGGCCTGA
- a CDS encoding LacI family DNA-binding transcriptional regulator: MKAKATSIDIAHLAGVSQATVSRALRGSPLVNEETRRRIQAAAEQLNYKVDKNASNLRRMHSGTLALLFFEDPTADESHINPFFLSMLGSITRACALQGYDLLISFQQFSHDWHADFADSKKADGLILLGYGDYLAYTDKLEKLVAQGTRFVRWGAVLADQPGVSIGCDNFRGGQAVAGHLLERGCRRIAFLGDASSHYPEFFGRYRGYVDALQQAGVAVDPALQENAESTERSGYEAMRSLILREAGFDAVFAASDLIAIGAMRALSDHGLRVPQDVALAGFDDIPMASFVNPPLTTVLQDTKQAGEVLVDSLLGLIRGGPVDSEVLPVKLVVRRSSLR; the protein is encoded by the coding sequence ATGAAGGCAAAAGCCACATCGATCGACATTGCCCACCTGGCCGGGGTATCCCAGGCCACGGTGTCGCGCGCGCTGCGCGGCAGCCCGCTGGTCAATGAGGAAACCCGGCGGCGCATCCAGGCCGCCGCCGAACAGCTCAACTACAAGGTCGACAAGAACGCCTCCAACCTGCGCCGGATGCATTCCGGCACGCTGGCGCTGCTGTTCTTCGAGGACCCCACCGCCGACGAGTCGCACATCAACCCGTTCTTCCTGTCGATGCTGGGCTCGATCACCCGTGCCTGCGCGCTGCAGGGCTACGACCTGCTGATCTCGTTCCAGCAGTTCTCGCACGACTGGCACGCCGACTTCGCCGACAGCAAGAAGGCCGACGGCCTGATCCTGCTCGGCTACGGCGACTACCTGGCCTATACCGACAAGCTGGAAAAACTGGTCGCCCAAGGCACCCGCTTCGTGCGCTGGGGCGCGGTGCTGGCGGACCAGCCCGGCGTGTCGATCGGCTGCGACAACTTCCGCGGCGGCCAGGCGGTGGCCGGGCACCTGCTGGAACGCGGCTGCCGCCGCATCGCCTTCCTCGGCGACGCGTCCAGCCACTATCCGGAGTTCTTCGGCCGCTACCGCGGCTACGTCGACGCCTTGCAGCAGGCCGGCGTGGCGGTGGACCCGGCGCTGCAGGAAAACGCCGAGAGCACCGAGCGCTCCGGCTACGAGGCGATGCGCAGCCTGATCCTGCGCGAGGCCGGCTTCGACGCGGTATTCGCCGCCAGCGACCTGATCGCGATCGGCGCCATGCGCGCGCTCAGCGACCACGGCCTGCGCGTGCCGCAGGACGTGGCGCTGGCCGGCTTCGACGACATCCCCATGGCCAGCTTCGTCAACCCGCCGCTGACCACCGTGCTGCAGGACACCAAGCAGGCCGGCGAGGTGCTGGTGGACAGCCTGCTCGGGCTGATCCGCGGCGGACCGGTGGACAGCGAGGTGCTGCCGGTGAAGCTGGTGGTGCGGCGTTCCAGCCTGCGCTGA
- the recQ gene encoding DNA helicase RecQ — protein MKASALDLLQSVFGYPSFRGQQQAVVEHLGEGGDALVLMPTGGGKSLCYQIPALLRQGTGIVVSPLIALMQDQVDALREAGVAAAYLNSSLSAEAQREVERQLLAGELNLLYVAPERLLTPRFLGLLESIEVALFAIDEAHCVSQWGHDFRPEYRELAILHQRFPHAPRIALTATADPRTREEIVERLSLQHARQFVSSFDRPNIGYRVGLRHNAKRQLTEFLQGHQGESGIVYCLSRRKVDDTAAWLAESGVEALPYHAGLDAATRAKNQQRFLREDGVVMVATVAFGMGIDKPDVRFVAHLDLPRSIEGYYQETGRAGRDGLPAEAWMIYGLSDVVTMSQMIAQSESADERKRVERQKLESLLAYAEATGCRRQLLLGAFGEVYPGPCGHCDNCLAPPKTWDATVPAQKALSAVYRTGQRYGSGHVIDVLRGEETERVLALDHHRLSTFGVGADLDEKQWRSVFRQLLAAGLLEADAEGYGTLRLTAASRSVLSGGRQLKLREDARPERASRRRRDSKLVTSDKGSGGSLGIEAYEQELWDALRALRTQLAKQQGVPPYVVFHDATLLAMLRAMPANEDELATISGVGEAKLKRYGSDFLAVINAPA, from the coding sequence ATGAAAGCCTCCGCCCTCGACCTGCTGCAAAGCGTTTTCGGTTACCCCAGTTTCCGCGGCCAGCAACAGGCCGTGGTCGAGCACCTCGGCGAAGGCGGTGACGCGCTGGTGCTGATGCCGACCGGTGGCGGCAAGTCGCTGTGCTACCAGATCCCCGCGTTGCTGCGCCAGGGCACCGGCATCGTGGTGTCGCCGCTGATCGCGCTGATGCAGGACCAGGTCGACGCGCTGCGCGAGGCGGGCGTGGCCGCGGCCTATCTCAACTCCAGCCTGAGCGCGGAAGCGCAGCGCGAGGTCGAGCGCCAGCTGCTGGCCGGCGAACTGAACCTGCTCTATGTCGCGCCGGAGCGGCTGCTCACGCCGCGTTTCCTGGGCCTGCTGGAAAGCATCGAGGTGGCGCTGTTCGCGATCGACGAGGCGCACTGCGTATCGCAGTGGGGCCACGATTTCCGCCCGGAATACCGCGAGCTGGCGATCCTGCACCAGCGTTTCCCGCACGCGCCGCGCATCGCGCTCACCGCCACTGCCGACCCGCGCACGCGCGAGGAGATCGTCGAGCGGCTGTCGCTGCAGCACGCCCGGCAGTTCGTGTCCAGTTTCGACCGTCCGAACATCGGCTACCGGGTCGGCCTGCGCCACAACGCGAAGCGCCAGCTCACCGAATTCCTGCAGGGCCATCAGGGCGAATCCGGCATCGTCTACTGTCTCAGCCGGCGCAAGGTGGACGACACCGCCGCATGGCTGGCCGAATCGGGCGTCGAGGCGCTGCCGTACCACGCCGGGCTGGACGCGGCGACGCGCGCGAAGAACCAGCAGCGCTTCCTGCGCGAGGACGGCGTGGTGATGGTCGCCACCGTCGCCTTCGGCATGGGCATCGACAAGCCGGACGTGCGCTTCGTGGCGCACCTGGACCTGCCGCGCAGCATCGAGGGCTATTACCAGGAGACCGGTCGCGCCGGCCGCGACGGGCTGCCGGCCGAGGCGTGGATGATCTACGGCCTGTCCGACGTGGTGACGATGAGCCAGATGATCGCGCAGTCCGAATCGGCCGACGAGCGCAAGCGGGTGGAGCGGCAGAAGCTGGAGTCGCTGCTGGCCTACGCCGAGGCCACCGGTTGTCGCCGCCAGCTGCTGCTGGGCGCGTTCGGCGAGGTCTATCCCGGCCCCTGCGGTCATTGCGACAACTGCCTCGCGCCGCCGAAGACCTGGGACGCTACGGTGCCGGCACAGAAGGCGTTGTCGGCGGTGTACCGCACCGGCCAGCGCTACGGCTCCGGCCACGTGATCGACGTGCTGCGCGGCGAGGAAACCGAGCGCGTGCTCGCCCTCGACCACCACCGGCTCAGCACCTTCGGCGTCGGCGCCGATCTCGACGAGAAGCAGTGGCGCTCGGTGTTCCGCCAGCTGCTCGCCGCCGGCCTGCTGGAAGCGGACGCCGAAGGCTACGGCACCTTGCGCCTGACCGCCGCCAGCCGCAGCGTGCTCAGCGGCGGCCGCCAGCTGAAGCTGCGCGAGGATGCCCGCCCCGAACGCGCCAGCCGGCGCCGGCGCGACAGCAAGCTGGTCACGTCGGATAAAGGCAGCGGCGGCAGCCTTGGCATCGAGGCCTACGAGCAGGAGCTGTGGGATGCGCTGCGCGCGCTGCGCACGCAACTGGCGAAGCAGCAGGGCGTGCCGCCGTACGTGGTGTTCCACGACGCCACCTTGCTGGCGATGCTGCGCGCCATGCCGGCCAACGAAGACGAGCTGGCCACCATCAGCGGTGTCGGCGAGGCCAAGCTCAAGCGCTATGGCAGCGATTTCCTGGCCGTGATCAACGCGCCGGCATAG
- a CDS encoding MGMT family protein, with translation MNEAAARIYAAIAAIPRGRVASYGAIAARAGLPGRARLVGRLLGEVPDGMELPWYRVLRSSGHIAMPPGSRGFREQSRRLRAEGVEVKNGRVPLSRFGLDGNLDHALWGMPDA, from the coding sequence ATGAATGAGGCCGCCGCCCGTATCTACGCCGCCATCGCCGCGATTCCGCGTGGCCGCGTCGCCAGTTACGGTGCGATCGCCGCCCGCGCGGGGCTGCCGGGGCGCGCGCGGCTGGTCGGTCGGCTGCTCGGCGAGGTACCCGACGGCATGGAACTGCCGTGGTATCGCGTGCTGCGTTCCAGCGGGCACATCGCGATGCCGCCGGGCAGCCGCGGTTTCCGCGAGCAGTCGCGCCGGCTGCGCGCCGAAGGCGTGGAGGTGAAGAACGGCCGCGTGCCGCTGTCGCGCTTCGGCCTGGACGGCAATCTCGATCACGCCTTGTGGGGCATGCCGGACGCCTGA